CATGTGGCATCGCAACCCCATGGCCTACACCTGTGTTGCCCGCCGCCTCTCGCTCGCTTAAACCCAAGAGAACTTTTCCTGTATCCGCCTCTTCCACGAGCTCGCCGCACCGCTTCGCCAGTGATTCAAAAAGATTCAACTTTTCTTGAACCTCAGAGTGCAGCACGATCCCCGGCGCGCTGATGTGATCCATAAAGACAAATGGCGGCAATGGCTCAGGCTTAGCTTTAGGTCCAACCCGGGGAGACTTCAGTAAGAGAGCACAACAAACAGACTGCTCCGTTAAAATGTCTTCTGTTGTTTTGAGAAAGACGTTTCGCAATGAACTGTGCGGACGTGCGCCCAGGACAAATAGGTCAAAGTGCTCCGTTGTCTCCACATAAGCGTCAACCTCAGATTGACCACGAAGAATCAGCACGTCACTCGGGGTCTCGCATAAGCTTTGCACCTGGTCGAGGTAATCACCCACGTACTGCTTCTCTGTCGTGCTTGCATTGTCATGGACAAAATAAACAAAAGTGACGGATGCCTCGTAGTAGCGGGCCAAGTGATGCGTGGCTTCCGCAACGACTTGGTCCAACGGGCCTGGCTCAGCAAGCACCATGATACGGCGAATATTGCGAATGCCTTCGTCTTTAAAAATGGCCAAGTCATTGGGCAAATGGTTGTAAAGCCAGCCGAGCGGATTGAAGAACCGAAACGGCTTATAGCTCATGACCAACCACTCACAGTGCATCTGCAAACTCAAATCATGGAGGCTCGCAACCGTATCGTGCGAAACAATGGGGTCGAACTTCACATCAACTTGGTCCGTCTCACGCATCGCCAAAACGCGCCTACGCATGGAGACCACTCTCGGCTCCTCGTCGAGAACCTCATCGAGAGCTGTCTGATTTGGTACCTCAGTGATGTGAACGACCTCGACTCGCTTACCACCCGATAAAGCAGTACCTATCTCCGTGAGCTTTTCTACACTTCGCTCGCGGTCAATCAGAGCCACAAATGCAGCAGCATCTTCAGTCATAACGCTGCCAACTTCTTGAACCTTCGTATCAAGAAGAGGGGGCGATAAGTCGCCGCGCTTGCCCATCTTGGAGAGGACACCCCGGTCTGTGGTGCGCTTGCGACCATAAATACCGTAGAGCAAAACACCTAAGGTGCTGATCACCACCAAGGCATAAACAGCCATCATGCCCATGGCAAACAAGAGCCCGAGGCATACAACAATTCCAAAGATTTGGATGCCAGGATAAAGCGGCGACCAATATGTAGGCCGATACCAACCAGCCTTCGACTCTCGAATAATCAGTTGCGAAATAATACATGAAAGATAAGCCAATACTTTAAACGCGCTGGCCAGTTTCACAATCTTGGTGATGTCGAGAAAACTAATGGTCACCCCCATCACCATCCCAGTAATGATAATCGACCAAACAGGGGTTAGGTAGTCCTTATGAAGTTCACCAAAGGCAGGCGGCAAGAGCTGGTCCCGGCTCATCGCAAAAGGAAATCGCGAAGAGGCTAATAGTCCAGCATTAGACATACTGCACATTGTAAGAACGGCCACAAAAGCTACAAAGACGCCAACTCCAGGGCCACCAACCGCAACCGCCAGAGAGTAAATCGGCCGAATATCTTTACTTAAAGACTCAGTAGGCAAGACCATCGAGAGGACCAAGACCGCAAGACAATAAATTCCGGTCACAATAAGTAAAGAAAGCAAAATACCGCGAGGCAGGTTTTTGCCAGGATTACTCACCTCACCGGCGATAGCACCGACCTTGGTCACACCTGCATAGGCAACAAACACAAAACCAACGGTTTCCGCAAAACCCATAGGGCCATTTGGTAAAAATGGAGAAAGTCTGGATGCATCGGCATGTGGAATCGCAAAAACGATAAGAACGCCCAACGTGATCATACTGATCGCGACGACCACGCTCTGGGCTTTACTAACTTTCTTCACACCCATGATGTTCATGCCAACAATGAACACGAGGAAAACCAAGCTCACCATTAAAATGGGCAGCTCCGGGGCAACCATTTCGAGATAAGCACCAAAGCCCATCAAGGCAAATGCACTCTTGAGAAGCAGTGAGGCCCACAGACCCAAGCCCATGGTCGTTCCAATCAAAGGTCCGAAAGCTTGCATAATATAGACGTATGCGCCGCCCGAACGTGGAATCGCACTGCCAAGCTCAGCCTTTGATAAAGCTGCCGGTAAGACACAAAGGGCAACCGCGGCGTACGCAAGCCAGGCCGATCCACCAGTCATAGAGACGGCGAGACCTGGTAAAACGAATACACCACTGCCTAACATTGCACTGATGCTGATGGTTACAACGCCCGCAAGTCCCAGCCGCCTCTCAAGTGTCTTCATTATTTCTCCGAATTCAATGACTGCTCTGAGTATCTTGCTCATTACGAACAAGCAGGCTATTCGCGAGCAAAACGCTCTAGATCTTCGCTTAGCTCTGGTACACTAGTACAGTTAAGCCACGAGCATCACAAACGATACAAAGAGACTTCCCATGCGAATTTGTTTTCGGGACCTGGAAATCAGCCTTCAAGAGGCCATCACACCCGAGCCTGCCCTTGTAAAGAAGGTGGAATCTCTGGCTCACGCCTCTGGGGTGGTGTCTGATTTAATCATTACCCGTAGAATTTTAGACGTCAGGCGCAATCGGCCACGCTATCTCTATGTTGTAGAATGTGAAGTTCCAGAAGCCATTGGTCAAAAAGCCATTGAGAAAGAGATCGCATTTGCGCCGAAAAGCCTGATGTTCAGCCGCTTTAAGCTCTCCCAAGCACCAGCTGGTCCGGCTCCTGTGGTTGTTGGTGCGGGTCCCGCCGGACTTCTTTGCGCGCTGAACCTAGCCGAGGCCGGTCTCAAACCGCTGATCATCGAGCGCGGTAAAGATGTCCAGCGCCGCGGCAAGGATATTAGTAAACTCTACGGCAAGGGCATTTTAGACCCCGAATCCAATGTCTGCTTCGGTGAAGGAGGCGCTGGTACCTACTCGGACGGTAAACTCTACACCCGCGTCAATGATCCCAGATTTCGTAGACTTCTCGAGTCCTTCGTTCGACATGGTGCGAATCCCGATATTTTGATCAACAACCGTCCCCATATTGGTACAGACAAGCTGGTCAAACTTCTCATCTCCATGCGAGAGCACCTCACCAACCTGGGAGCCACTTTTCTCTTTGATACCCGGGTTGAGGACTTCACGGTCAAAAATGACCAAATTCAAGGTGTGGTGACTTCAGCTGGTGACCCAATTGACAGCAAGCACGTTTTTGTAGCGACCGGCCACTCCGCCAGAACCGTTTGGGAAAAGCTAGAACAACGAGGCGCACAACTCGAATGCCGGCCCTTCTCACTGGGTTTTAGAGTCGAGCACCCACAACCACTGATCAATCAGATTCGCTATGGGCATGAAGCAGACAACGAACTTTTACCGGCCGCCGATTACAAATTGGTCCACAACCAGAAGCAGGCCGATGCCCGAGGAGTCTACTCCTTTTGTATGTGCCCAGGCGGTGTAGTTGTTACCACACCAACTCGCCCCGGCGCCCTCTGTATCAACGGAATGAGCCACGCCGCCCGGTCTGGAAAATACGCCAACAGCGCACTCGTTGTGACTGTGACCCCAGAAGACTTTGAAAAAGCTGGGTTTACGGGCACATTTGCCGGTGCCGACTTTCAGGAACAAATCGAGCAAGAGGCCTACAACGCTGGCAACGGTGAATTCGTAGCGCCCAGTAGCCGAGTCACCGACTTTTTGGACGGCAAAACCAGCCAAGATCTTCCTGCCACCAGCTACCGCAGAGGTCTTACGCCCTTTCCTATCCAAAAGCTCTATCCACAACCCGTCATCGAGGCACTCAAACAAGGCCTCACGCGCTTTAATGGAAAAATGCGCGGGTTTATTACCGAAGAGGCCAAGCTCATCGGGGTCGAGACTCGAACCGCTTCACCAGTTCGGGTCATGCGAGACCACCAGAGCCGCGAAGCCGCAGGGATTTCGGGCCTTTATCCAATGGGTGAAGGTATGGGCTATGGCGGCGGGATCGCCAGCGCAGCCATTGACGGAATGCGTTCCGCAGATGCCTGCCTTGAATCCTTGGGCGCTGAAGAAGAACAAATCCACAGCAAATAGCTCCCAGCGTTTAGCCGAACTCCAGATTGTGCTAATTTTTAAGCAATGGGAGCCAAACTTCGAATCATCGGCGGAAAGAATGCCGGTATCAGCTACCAACTGGTGGACTCAATCACCACGATGGGTCGCTCTCCGAGCTGCCACGTCGTCATCCCCGAAGAAGCGGCCAGCCGCCAGCATGCAGAAATTATGTCGACCCCAGAGGGCTATCTTTTAGTCGACTTGCAGAGCCGCAATGGAACTTCCATCAACGGTTTTGCAATCGAAGGTCAAACACTCCTTCGAGATGGAGACCGAGTCAGCATCTGCAGTACGACCATGGAGTTTCAATCCGGACCCACCACGAGTGATTTGATGATGCTCGAGGAGCCTATCTCTGGTCCTGATACAGTGGATAGCACGGTATTAAGCCGCATCGATGCTATGCAAAGTGCTGAGAACCTCGCACGTTTCCAGCCTGAGGCAAAACTCCGAGCGATTCTCGAACTCAACGAAGCCATTGGTCAGACGATTCACATCGATGACCTCTTGCCTAAAATTCTCGACTCGCTGATGAAACTTTTTACCGAAGCGGACCGGGCGATACTCGTCTTGATGGACGAACAAGAAGCGCTTTACGTCCACTCGATTTATCACCGAGATCCAAACGACCACTCCATTGAATTTAGCCGAACTGTTATCAACACCGCCATTTCAGAAAAGCAAGCCATCTTAAGCGCCGACGCTTCCACCGATGCTCGCTTTGCAACCAGTGAAACGATGGTTGATATGCGTACTCGCAGTGTGATGTGCGCACCTCTGCTTGCCACCGGCGGTGAAGGTTTTGGTGTTATTCAAATTGAGACACAAGACTTTGAAAAATCTCTTACCGAAGAAGATCTACAGGTCCTCACAAGCCTCACAGCCGTATCTGCAATGGCTATCGAAAAAGCCGATATGTATGAGCAAGGCTTGCAACAAAAGAAGGTAGAGCAAGAGTTAAGCTTTGCTCGCGAAGTACAACAAGGCTTCCTTCCTTTTGCTCTGCCTCATATCGACAATTTTTCAACGTGGGCATTTTATGAACCTGCCGGCCATGTAGGAGGAGACTTCTACGATGTGGTGGAGCTTCCCAACGGAAACTTTGCTCTGATGGTTGCTGATGTATCGGGTAAGGGTGTGCCGGCAGCACTGATGATGGCAAGAGCTTCGAGTGAGGCTAAAGTTGGATTGGCCAGTTCTCCGGGAGATCTTGGGCACGCGATGAATTATATCAACATCGCAATGTGTGCGGCCCGTCTTCCTGGGCGCTTTGTAACCATGGTTGTGTGTATCCTAGATCCCAATAAGCGCCGTGTCACCATGGCAACCGCTGGGCATATGTCACCGCTGGTACGTCGCAACTCAGGTAAGCTCGAAGAACCCATCACCGAGGACAATGGCGGAATTCCAATTGGAGTCAGTAGCAGCTGGGAATTTGATGTAACCAGTGTCACTTTGCAACCGGGCGAGCGTATTGTGCTCTACACCGATGGTATTACCGAAGCGATGAACGAACACGATGAGATGTACAGTGACGAGAGACTCTCAGAGTGTGTAAAAAATGCGGAGGCCGATTTACCCACGGCAGACCTCGGTAAACGAATCATTGATGATGTTCACATTCACATCGGCAATGGCGTCCAACACGATGATATCACTCTCTTAGTTTTTGGCTGCGACAGCTAAACTTTCTCTAAGTAAAAACTGCAATTATTTGCCGGCATGCGAACCATCTCGCCGGCTTTAAAGCCTTGCTCCTGCGCGAGTTCCAGAACTGCGTCATACTCACGAATACCGGCTCCAGGAATCGTTGCTTTTAAACGCTCATCAAACTGGGCATTGCTTGGTTCTAGCGCAGTACCTTTAATCTGCCAGGGGCCATAAAAGAAGAGGCGTCCTCCAGGCTTGAGCAGGCCGCCCGCACCTTCAACAAGGCTTACAACTCCCTCGTAACAAACGATATGAGCCACATTCATGGCAAAGATGAAGTCTGGACTGAAGCCCCTGGCACTGCCTTGACTCCAAGAGGCATCCAACAAGTTTACATGCAGGGGTGTCTTTAGATTGCTCTGCCATTCATCTTCGCGCCACTGCTCGATACTTGGAAGATACTCTTCAACATCGCTCGGCTGCCAAACAAGGTGGGGCAGATGCTCAGCGAAATAACATGCGTGTTGTCCTGGCCCACTGCCTATCTCAAGAACTCGGTGATACCCCTGTGTCCAGTTCTGAAGAAGTTGCAAAACAGGATCTCGGTTGCGCTCAAATGCTGGTGAATACCTTTTCACTGCTTAACCTCTACGGGTTTGATTCTTAAAACTTCTGCAACTTCCTGACCGGGCTCGCCATCAAACCAAACCGTGACATGAAGGCCATCGAGTTCTACAAAATAAAGCCGGTCGGAGCAGATGTCTCGGCGGTAACGTGAACGCGGCTCTGCTGCTAAAAGCTGCGCAAGCACCGATAAAAACGCTTCACTCGTAGGCAAGAGAGTACCGGTTAAGCGCTCATCCGCCAGCGTTGTCTCCAGCGCTTGGGCCGCCTTGGCAGAAACAGCGACCTCTAACCCATGTTCATATATAGATGGCGTCTGAGCCCAATCCGGTAGCAGCACCTTCGGCCGGTGCTCTTCATAATCTGCTTGCAGTCGGGTCGGCTCATCCCAGGTAGGAATATAAGGCTTCACATCCAATACGGGCGTGCCGCTCACCAAATCCACACCTTCGAAAGTAAGTGTCTCTCCTTCGATGCTTTCAAGTTTTACCAAACTTAAACCGATGGGAACGGGCCGGTGAGGGCTTCGTGTCGCAAAAAGACCGAGCTTTTCGCCTGCGAGCCTTGGCGGCGCTATCTTGCTTTTCACGGTTCCTCGCGCCTTTTCTTCTCCCAAAGAATCTTGAGCATGGCGGTCGAGGTGAAACACAAAGATCAGCCACACGTGAGAAAATCCTTCGAGCCCTTCAAGGCTAAAAGCCGGATTATTCAGATGGCTTGAGGTGAGCGTTAAGGTGGCTTTTGCACTTGGGGCAAGTCCCGCTTGGCGAGGCGTTCCATTGCGTGCCTGAAAGCAGCTTTTTAAATAGCCTATTGGCTCAAAGCTATATGGTTCTTGCGCGTTCATACAGACGTGGGCTTAATGGGTGGCCCTTCGGAATGCAACACACTCGGCCTTAATTTTTAGTGATCAATTCAGTAGGCTCCAGAAGCCATTGGAAATTATCGATGACAACCAATGAATCATAAGCTGAATCTCCTGTGTCCCAAATATGAAAACTAAGTGTTATCTCTTCGCCCGGAACGACCGGTGCCGTCGTCGTTAACCAGCCTGTAGCTCCGGCGTCACTGATGTTTTCCGTAAATGCCTGAAGATCTTGAGAGCCATCCGGGCAGGCACCGAGAGCTGTCTCGCACTGATTGGTCTCCATGTTACAACTCAGTGAATCCGCGCAACCATCTTGGTCCAAGTCGGGAGCCAAGAGATAGCTCGTCATTGGATCTCCACAAGTCAGCGCATTACACGTGGTAAAGAAGGCATTGTTAACGGACACGGGGTTGCCTGCCGCATCAAAGGATATATTTTTATCATCAGGAATTGCCGGGTGTTCGCTGCTTAAAAGAGCGAGAAAGAAATCATTAAACTGCGTACAGAGATAGAGCGGAAACTCGTACGTAAAGAACCGAAATTGAAACTTAATGCCTTGAGCATTGGTCGGTACGCGAATGCGCGCACTGAGCTGGACCGTATCGTGAAACGTGGATTGTGAAACAGGACATGCATCGGTCGTCTCCAACGCATAATTATGAGCTTCCAAATACCCTGCCGGGCCTAAGTCCTGTGAATCACCATCACTCATATTCGATGTATAACCGGGGTCGCCTACACCTCTTGCATCTCCTGATGAAAGAACTGCCAATGTGGTGTGACTCATCGGTGGCATTCTGCCCTCTCCCAGGCCCTCCAAAACTCCTGACTGATAATCAAGCGGGCTGCCCTCACCACTTGCCTGGGTAAGCTCTACATCCATCACTCCCCAAATGTCCGGATGACCTTCCGTGAACTGACAAAGGTCCATGGCCATCATCAGATCTTCACCCGTCACCGCCTCCGTAATCATCATTGAGCTACAGTCGGAGGCCACTTCATTATCGGTTGTGCCATCGCAGTCGTCATCCAAACCATTGCCAGCCACATCAAAAGCACCTGGGTTTACAAGAGCGGGTGCCAGTGCACAATGAGTGGCTGGATCGTCACAACAATCACCATCACAAACAGACCAACCGTCGCCGTCAACATCTTGGGTCTCATCAAGTTCACCGTCGCAGTCCTCATCGATGCCATTGGGCTCACAAAGTTCCTCAGTGGGAAGTACCTGACCGGCGCAGGCGCTCCACCCCGTGCCTACACAAGTTTCCACTCCGCCCACGCAAGCTCCAACGTTTTGGGTAACCACCGGTCCGTGATAGCAGGGCCTCTGGGATCCTGTCTCACAAGAGCACTCGCCTTGGGTTTCACAGCCATTCTCCGCAAGTCCATCACAATCTTGAAAGCCTTCATCACACACGCACGCATCATCGACGCAGCTCTGATGTTCTCCGCAGGAGGTGCAATCATTTACATCCGAGCTGGCTGATTCTTCATTTAACGAATCCACATCATCCGAAGCGGATGGGTTGGCTGAATCACTGGATCCTATTTGCGTATCGTGGCCTGTTCCCGCCTCTGCACAGGCCACCAAGTGCCCCGCTGCGACGAGAGCTACGACCGTCATGAAAACGCAACACGCCGGGCAAGCGCTAAAACTTTTCATCATGTTTCCTCTCCGTGTGTGAACATGGCTGTGTTCCACGAATGCTTCGGAATCCCCCCGAGCAGGTGGCGAAAGCTAACAACCCTAAAACCAGGCGGCCAGGGTGAAAAGATATGCTTTGAAGCAAAAAAAAACGCCTCCTAAAAGAGACGCTTTTCAAAAATTATCAAAACAGGACAAGGCTTTTAATTCGGAATAACCGCATCACCTAATCTATCCCATTCGAAAAATAAGTGGTCACCGGCCGAGCAGCCAAAGTCTACTGCCACACCATCAGGAGTGGTCAGCTGATAACTGGCATCTACATTCAAATAGGCTTCCTCCGGCGCAGTGTCTTCATCGTCGTTAAAAACTTCATGGTACGGGTTCCAGACCTCGGACAAAACGGCGCCAAGTACACTGGAAGGATCTTGATTAAATTGACTCTCAAACTGAGAGTCACGGCGTTGTCAGCCGGTTGTAAGTTCGGGCGGCGTATAGGATGCTGTAAACGAACACCTCGCCGGTTTCCAAAAATGGGAACGCTCTTTCGTCTCCTGGTAAATCCCGCCTTCATTCAGCGCGATTCCCCCTGTGATGACCAACCGGCAATCATCATCTTCGTAAATCTCATACCAGCGATCACCCATGATGGTTTTGGTTCGCTTGGTTAGATAGTTGAAATCGTGCCATTCCACCGGCTCGTGCAGCCCATCATAAAGAGGGGTTCTTCCCGTGGTCTCACACAAAGGCCCGCGCACTTCGTACACGCCATCTTCAATGGGCGATGCATCCGAAAGCTCAACATCTGCCGGTAAACTGCTGGGTGTAGAGGGAGTTTGCTCGGTTTCACCACCCTCGCCAGCCTGTGTGCTGCCACAAGCTACGAGACCAGCCAATCCGGTCAAAACAATAGGTATTCTAAGGAACTGGAACATGGGCGTTCTCCTTCGAACGAAATTCTAACAACTCGTAAAAGCCTCGGTAAGGGCAAATGAAAGTGAAATGTACTTATTTTTTAAGCCGCAGCGCGTCCATAAAGCTCAGATATAGTGACCGGTTTAAG
The sequence above is a segment of the Deltaproteobacteria bacterium genome. Coding sequences within it:
- a CDS encoding SpoIIE family protein phosphatase is translated as MGAKLRIIGGKNAGISYQLVDSITTMGRSPSCHVVIPEEAASRQHAEIMSTPEGYLLVDLQSRNGTSINGFAIEGQTLLRDGDRVSICSTTMEFQSGPTTSDLMMLEEPISGPDTVDSTVLSRIDAMQSAENLARFQPEAKLRAILELNEAIGQTIHIDDLLPKILDSLMKLFTEADRAILVLMDEQEALYVHSIYHRDPNDHSIEFSRTVINTAISEKQAILSADASTDARFATSETMVDMRTRSVMCAPLLATGGEGFGVIQIETQDFEKSLTEEDLQVLTSLTAVSAMAIEKADMYEQGLQQKKVEQELSFAREVQQGFLPFALPHIDNFSTWAFYEPAGHVGGDFYDVVELPNGNFALMVADVSGKGVPAALMMARASSEAKVGLASSPGDLGHAMNYINIAMCAARLPGRFVTMVVCILDPNKRRVTMATAGHMSPLVRRNSGKLEEPITEDNGGIPIGVSSSWEFDVTSVTLQPGERIVLYTDGITEAMNEHDEMYSDERLSECVKNAEADLPTADLGKRIIDDVHIHIGNGVQHDDITLLVFGCDS
- a CDS encoding DUF938 domain-containing protein, translating into MKRYSPAFERNRDPVLQLLQNWTQGYHRVLEIGSGPGQHACYFAEHLPHLVWQPSDVEEYLPSIEQWREDEWQSNLKTPLHVNLLDASWSQGSARGFSPDFIFAMNVAHIVCYEGVVSLVEGAGGLLKPGGRLFFYGPWQIKGTALEPSNAQFDERLKATIPGAGIREYDAVLELAQEQGFKAGEMVRMPANNCSFYLEKV
- a CDS encoding amino acid permease, whose amino-acid sequence is MKTLERRLGLAGVVTISISAMLGSGVFVLPGLAVSMTGGSAWLAYAAVALCVLPAALSKAELGSAIPRSGGAYVYIMQAFGPLIGTTMGLGLWASLLLKSAFALMGFGAYLEMVAPELPILMVSLVFLVFIVGMNIMGVKKVSKAQSVVVAISMITLGVLIVFAIPHADASRLSPFLPNGPMGFAETVGFVFVAYAGVTKVGAIAGEVSNPGKNLPRGILLSLLIVTGIYCLAVLVLSMVLPTESLSKDIRPIYSLAVAVGGPGVGVFVAFVAVLTMCSMSNAGLLASSRFPFAMSRDQLLPPAFGELHKDYLTPVWSIIITGMVMGVTISFLDITKIVKLASAFKVLAYLSCIISQLIIRESKAGWYRPTYWSPLYPGIQIFGIVVCLGLLFAMGMMAVYALVVISTLGVLLYGIYGRKRTTDRGVLSKMGKRGDLSPPLLDTKVQEVGSVMTEDAAAFVALIDRERSVEKLTEIGTALSGGKRVEVVHITEVPNQTALDEVLDEEPRVVSMRRRVLAMRETDQVDVKFDPIVSHDTVASLHDLSLQMHCEWLVMSYKPFRFFNPLGWLYNHLPNDLAIFKDEGIRNIRRIMVLAEPGPLDQVVAEATHHLARYYEASVTFVYFVHDNASTTEKQYVGDYLDQVQSLCETPSDVLILRGQSEVDAYVETTEHFDLFVLGARPHSSLRNVFLKTTEDILTEQSVCCALLLKSPRVGPKAKPEPLPPFVFMDHISAPGIVLHSEVQEKLNLFESLAKRCGELVEEADTGKVLLGLSEREAAGNTGVGHGVAMPHATVPGLLHTHLFIEVLKEPMAYNAHDGAPIDIVFCTIGPAEHRHNHLLLISTISRLILETTLLTQLREAKDSAEVMSLFKRSLV
- the tsaA gene encoding tRNA (N6-threonylcarbamoyladenosine(37)-N6)-methyltransferase TrmO, with translation MNAQEPYSFEPIGYLKSCFQARNGTPRQAGLAPSAKATLTLTSSHLNNPAFSLEGLEGFSHVWLIFVFHLDRHAQDSLGEEKARGTVKSKIAPPRLAGEKLGLFATRSPHRPVPIGLSLVKLESIEGETLTFEGVDLVSGTPVLDVKPYIPTWDEPTRLQADYEEHRPKVLLPDWAQTPSIYEHGLEVAVSAKAAQALETTLADERLTGTLLPTSEAFLSVLAQLLAAEPRSRYRRDICSDRLYFVELDGLHVTVWFDGEPGQEVAEVLRIKPVEVKQ
- a CDS encoding FAD-binding protein, with the protein product MRICFRDLEISLQEAITPEPALVKKVESLAHASGVVSDLIITRRILDVRRNRPRYLYVVECEVPEAIGQKAIEKEIAFAPKSLMFSRFKLSQAPAGPAPVVVGAGPAGLLCALNLAEAGLKPLIIERGKDVQRRGKDISKLYGKGILDPESNVCFGEGGAGTYSDGKLYTRVNDPRFRRLLESFVRHGANPDILINNRPHIGTDKLVKLLISMREHLTNLGATFLFDTRVEDFTVKNDQIQGVVTSAGDPIDSKHVFVATGHSARTVWEKLEQRGAQLECRPFSLGFRVEHPQPLINQIRYGHEADNELLPAADYKLVHNQKQADARGVYSFCMCPGGVVVTTPTRPGALCINGMSHAARSGKYANSALVVTVTPEDFEKAGFTGTFAGADFQEQIEQEAYNAGNGEFVAPSSRVTDFLDGKTSQDLPATSYRRGLTPFPIQKLYPQPVIEALKQGLTRFNGKMRGFITEEAKLIGVETRTASPVRVMRDHQSREAAGISGLYPMGEGMGYGGGIASAAIDGMRSADACLESLGAEEEQIHSK